TCCCGTACAACCAGCTCTTCGAGTTCGAGACGAACCAGGAAGAGGCCGCGAAGTACTTCAAGCCGGGCGACGAGATCCAGGTCTACGTCGTCCGCTCCGACATCGCCAACAACACGATCGTCCTCTCGAAGAAGCGCGCCGACCAGGAGCGCGCCTGGAACCTCCTGCAGGAGATCTTCGAGAAGCAGAAGCCCGTCGAGGTGCAGATCGTCGAGAAGGTCCGCGGCGGCCTCGTCGCGAACCTCGGCGTGCGCGCGTTCCTGCCCGCCAGCCAGGTGGACGTCCGTCGCGTGAACGACCTCAGCCCCTACGTGGGCCAGCGCCTCAAGGTGCGCATCATCGAGCTGAACCGCCGCCGCAACCGCGTGATCATCTCGCGGCGCGCGATCCTCGAGGAGGAGATCGCCCACCTCAAGGAGGAGACGCTCAAGCGCCTCGAGCCCGGGGCGCGCCTCGAGGGCGAGGTCGTCGAGATCACCGACTTCGGCGTCTTCGTGAACCTCGGCGGCATCGACGGCCTGGTGCACCGCAGCGAGCTCACGCACGGACGCTTCAACCACCCGCGCGACGTCGTGAAGCTCGGCGACAAGGTGCGGGTCGAGGTCCTCGACATGGACCTCGAGCGCGAGCGCATCAACCTCTCGATGAAGAAGCTCGCGCCGAACCCGTGGGAGAACGTGCTGGCGAACTACGCCATCGGCCAGCGCATCGCGGGCCGCGTCACGAACCTCACGCCCTTCGGCGCGTTCGTCGAGATCGAGCCCGGCCTCGAGGGCCTCATCCACGTCTCCGAGATGAGCTGGACGAAGCGCGTCCGGCACCCCAAGGAGATCGTCAACGAGGGCGAGCAGGTCGAGGCGATGATCCTCAAGATCGACACGCAGCAGCAGCGCATCTCGCTCGGCCTGCGCCAGACCCAGCCCGACCCGTGGAGCAGCCTGCCCGACCGCTACCCGCCGGGCACCGAGGTCACCGGCCCCATCACGGGCATCACCGACTTCGGCGTGTTCATGGAGATCGAGGAGGGCATCGAGGGCCTCGTCCACATCTCCGAGCTCTCGCACGACCACATCGAGAACATCTCCGACCACTTCAGCAAGGGCGACGAGATCACCGCGGTCATCCTCAACATCGACCCGGTCGAGCAACGCGCCAGCCTCTCGCGCAAGCGCCTGATGCCGTACACGGCCGAGAACGCCGCCGAGTTCGGCGGCAACCAGCCGGCCGGCGGCGGGCGCGGCGCCTACGCCGGCGGCCAGCAGGGCGGCGGCCAGCGCCGGGGCCGCAGGGGCCGTCGCGGCGCCTCCGACATCGACTACGACTACAGCTACGTGGCCGCCGAGGCGGGCGCCAAGACGACCACCAAGCTCGGTGACGTCTACGCCGACCTCTTCGCCCAGTTCGGCCTCACCGACACCAAGGGCGAGCAGAAGGCCGAGACGGCCGACGCCGCCGAGGGCTCCGCCGACGAGGGCGCGTCCGCAGGGCCCGCCGACGCCGCGTCCGTGGCCGAGGCCGTCGACGCAGCGGGCGACTCCGGCGGACCCGAGTCCGCCGCCGAGGTCGCCGGCTCCGTGAGCGAGCGCGAGCTCGCCCAGGCCGTCGTCGAGGCGACGGGCGAAGGCACCAGCGAGGCGGCGGAGACCGCGGACGAGGCCGCCGCCGCCGAGGCCGAGCCGGAGGCCGCCGCGGACGAGGCTCCCCAGGCCGCCGCGGACGAGGCTCCCCAGGCCGACGCCGAGGCGGAGGCCGCGAAGGCCGAGGAGGAGGTCGACCCGGCCGACGCCATCGACGCCGCCGAGGCCGCCGCTCTCCTCACCGCCGCGTTCAGGCAGGGCCGCCGCCCGGCCAAGGCCGCCGAGGAGCAGGCCGAGGACGCTCCCGCGGCCGCGGGCGAGGAGGGCGCGGAGGCGCCGGCCGAGCAGCCCGACGAGGAGAAGGTCTGAGCCTCCCGTCCCCGACGCGAGACACCCGAGCGCCCTCCCCCTACCGGGAGGGCGCTCGCCTACGGGACCCATGAGCAGCGACCCCGACTGCGTCTTCTGCCGGATCGCCGCGGGCGAGGCGCCGGCCACGGTCGTCCACTCCGACGACACGGTCGTCGCCTTCCTCGACATCGACCCCGTCACGCCGGGGCACACCCTCGTCGTGCCCCGGGCCCACCTGCCGTCCCTGGCCGACCTCGACGAGCGCACGGGCGCCCGCATGTTCGAGGTCGCCAGGCGCCTGGCGGCGGCCCTGCGGGCCAGCGGCCTGCGCTGCGAGGGCGTGAACCTCTTCCTCGCCGACGGCGAGGCCGCGAGCCAGGAGGTGTTCCACGCCCACCTCCACGTCTTCCCCCGCTACGGGGGCGACGGCTTCGAGCTGAGGGGCCGCTGGGGGTCGAACCCCACGCCCGAGGAGCTCGAGGAGGCGGGCGCGCGGATCAGGTCCGCGCTCGCGGCAACGGACTCGGACGCGTAGCGTCGCCGGACGGGCCAGCAGCGGCGCCAGAGGAGAACGCCCTCCACGCGGAGGGCGTTCCTAGAACGCGGGCGGCCCCGGTCTGGGGGGTCGGAGTTAGGGCCGCACCTGGAGATAGCGCTTGAAGCGAGGAGGCCGCTGGTGGCGGAAGCGCTCTAGCCGGCGCGG
This sequence is a window from Trueperaceae bacterium. Protein-coding genes within it:
- a CDS encoding 30S ribosomal protein S1, whose protein sequence is MEASAANDSGAPASAAAPTSGDAPTGAAEAPDAPAQDGEQAGAQPAGVVTDDASAQAALDAMVQEAASPEASAAASANAASGAPGAAAEQAGDENGEITMEDVLAASDEQLARKPVHRGMITTGQIIMLQQEGIVVDVGAKIEGILPYNQLFEFETNQEEAAKYFKPGDEIQVYVVRSDIANNTIVLSKKRADQERAWNLLQEIFEKQKPVEVQIVEKVRGGLVANLGVRAFLPASQVDVRRVNDLSPYVGQRLKVRIIELNRRRNRVIISRRAILEEEIAHLKEETLKRLEPGARLEGEVVEITDFGVFVNLGGIDGLVHRSELTHGRFNHPRDVVKLGDKVRVEVLDMDLERERINLSMKKLAPNPWENVLANYAIGQRIAGRVTNLTPFGAFVEIEPGLEGLIHVSEMSWTKRVRHPKEIVNEGEQVEAMILKIDTQQQRISLGLRQTQPDPWSSLPDRYPPGTEVTGPITGITDFGVFMEIEEGIEGLVHISELSHDHIENISDHFSKGDEITAVILNIDPVEQRASLSRKRLMPYTAENAAEFGGNQPAGGGRGAYAGGQQGGGQRRGRRGRRGASDIDYDYSYVAAEAGAKTTTKLGDVYADLFAQFGLTDTKGEQKAETADAAEGSADEGASAGPADAASVAEAVDAAGDSGGPESAAEVAGSVSERELAQAVVEATGEGTSEAAETADEAAAAEAEPEAAADEAPQAAADEAPQADAEAEAAKAEEEVDPADAIDAAEAAALLTAAFRQGRRPAKAAEEQAEDAPAAAGEEGAEAPAEQPDEEKV
- a CDS encoding HIT family protein; amino-acid sequence: MSSDPDCVFCRIAAGEAPATVVHSDDTVVAFLDIDPVTPGHTLVVPRAHLPSLADLDERTGARMFEVARRLAAALRASGLRCEGVNLFLADGEAASQEVFHAHLHVFPRYGGDGFELRGRWGSNPTPEELEEAGARIRSALAATDSDA